From Nerophis ophidion isolate RoL-2023_Sa linkage group LG15, RoL_Noph_v1.0, whole genome shotgun sequence, one genomic window encodes:
- the LOC133569211 gene encoding neuritin-like isoform X2, giving the protein MGGGSLVLVLALHFVWLLHSVLVSSAHCDAVFKGLSDCVLQLGDNMANYPQDLDEQQKLHKICNYWDDFHSCASTALADCQEGATELWEKLKKESRNLDFRGNLYQLCGGNNGAPRRGASGGLGALLAALPSVLTWLAL; this is encoded by the exons ATGGGAGGAGGGAGCCTCGTCCTGGTGCTGGCGCTTCACTTCG TGTGGCTGCTGCACTCGGTGCTGGTCAGCTCCGCCCACTGCGACGCCGTCTTCAAAGGCTTATCGGACTGTGTGCTGCAGCTAGGAGACAACATGGCCAACTACCCCCAAGACCTGGACGAACAGCAGAAACTGCACAAGATCTGCAA CTACTGGGACGATTTCCACTCCTGCGCCAGCACGGCGTTGGCCGACTGTCAGGAGGGCGCCACCGAACTTTGGGAGAAGCTCAAGAAGGAATCTCGTAATCTGGATTTTCGCGGGAATTTGTATCAACTGTGCGGCGGGAACAACGGCGCCCCCAGGCGGGGGGCGTCCGGCGGCCTGGGGGCGCTACTGGCGGCGCTGCCCAGCGTGCTGACGTGGCTGGCCCTTTAA
- the LOC133569211 gene encoding neuritin-like isoform X1 encodes MLFRDSTTRGQQRLAEQVAAVAEARAPGCTHLLACLCVECTRAPSAAAAAAARLLLRDSARMGGGSLVLVLALHFVWLLHSVLVSSAHCDAVFKGLSDCVLQLGDNMANYPQDLDEQQKLHKICNYWDDFHSCASTALADCQEGATELWEKLKKESRNLDFRGNLYQLCGGNNGAPRRGASGGLGALLAALPSVLTWLAL; translated from the exons ATGTTATTTCGTGATTCTACCACCAGAGGGCAGCAGAGACTGGCAG AGCAGGTGGCGGCGGTGGCGGAGGCGCGCGCTCCTGGATGTACTCACCTACTCGCGTGTCTTTGCGTGGAATGCACGCGCGCCCCCTCTGCGGCTGCGGCTGCTGCTGCTCGACTGCTGCTGCGTGACTCCGCGAGGATGGGAGGAGGGAGCCTCGTCCTGGTGCTGGCGCTTCACTTCG TGTGGCTGCTGCACTCGGTGCTGGTCAGCTCCGCCCACTGCGACGCCGTCTTCAAAGGCTTATCGGACTGTGTGCTGCAGCTAGGAGACAACATGGCCAACTACCCCCAAGACCTGGACGAACAGCAGAAACTGCACAAGATCTGCAA CTACTGGGACGATTTCCACTCCTGCGCCAGCACGGCGTTGGCCGACTGTCAGGAGGGCGCCACCGAACTTTGGGAGAAGCTCAAGAAGGAATCTCGTAATCTGGATTTTCGCGGGAATTTGTATCAACTGTGCGGCGGGAACAACGGCGCCCCCAGGCGGGGGGCGTCCGGCGGCCTGGGGGCGCTACTGGCGGCGCTGCCCAGCGTGCTGACGTGGCTGGCCCTTTAA
- the LOC133569821 gene encoding coagulation factor XIII A chain-like, translated as MANNHLGRYPTKPPTTNLLLVEDEFPEFEPFEFYDHHDDGVPGPRFTGPQGEPLSVVEIDMCKQKNKPLHRTQFYDIKNLVIRRGDEFFIRVTFNRPLNDRDRFMLEFLIGSHPSPIKGTQVVVRFNSRKQGRWPGHIVQNNGTSVLFGIITAPNAIVGRYRMYARIVTNRGMERSKRDIDTDFYVLFNAWCKEDAVYYPDEDGRQEYVLNEYGIIYQGSKESMIARKWIYGQFDRGILDACIYLLDACRMPITNRGDAIKLVRKGSAVINSQDDDGVLVGNWSDNFSGGTAPTLWTGSVKILLQYANTGVSVSYAQCWVYAGVFNTFLRTLGIPARVITNFSSAHDNTGNLKIELVFKPDGSPDERNTDDSIWNYHCWNEVYMQRPDLGPGLGGWQVVDSTPQETSDGYYRCGPASVTAIKDGLVGFPFDGPFIYAEVNSDVIFLERDRYGNMNQIGEDTTLVGQGLFTKHVLRDTAKDITHEYKYPEGSHNDTISLAKAESHGLERDQPSDQPMITVSLIIEKVELGNDVNVVVEFKNHGSVSETIKVKLSCAVVFYTGVQAKRFKSEDFVVVAEPHQTTRQVVTVTAQEYMEHLVFQRFLSFMVNGHMDSGSISALKVIYLHAPALELEVSGPLEMGEEMYAKVSFTNPFEFALHDIYVALEGPRALPYRTRFYKVLEPQSSISWQVSFTPQMTGKRVLVAVMYCSNMCEIWGSTDFNVGVKQSAKNDGAVQ; from the exons ATGGCTAACAACCACTTGGGCCGCTACCCCACAAAG CCACCAACCACCAACCTGTTGCTTGTCGAGGATGAGTTCCCCGAATTCGAGCCTTTTGAGTTCTACGACCACCATGATGACGGTGTGCCGGGACCGCGGTTTACTGGACCCCAGGGCG AACCACTGTCTGTGGTGGAAATTGACATGTGCAAGCAAAAGAACAAGCCACTGCACCGCACCCAGTTCTACGACATCAAGAACCTGGTGATCCGTCGGGGAGATGAGTTTTTCATCCGGGTCACTTTCAACCGACCTTTGAATGACAGAGACAGATTCATGCTGGAGTTTCTGATTG GTTCCCACCCCTCACCCATTAAGGGCACCCAGGTGGTGGTGAGATTTAACTCCCGCAAGCAAGGTCGCTGGCCGGGTCATATAGTGCAGAATAATGGTACATCTGTCCTGTTTGGAATCATTACGGCTCCCAATGCCATTGTGGGGAGATACCGCATGTATGCCAGGATAGTGACGAACCGTGGCATGGAGCGCAGCAAGAGGGACATTGACACTGACTTTTATGTGCTATTCAACGCCTGGTGTAAGG AGGATGCTGTGTATTACCCTGATGAAGACGGAAGGCAAGAGTATGTGCTGAACGAATATGGCATCATCTACCAAGGTTCCAAGGAGAGTATGATTGCTCGCAAATGGATCTATGGACAG TTTGACCGCGGCATCTTGGACGCTTGCATCTATCTCCTGGATGCGTGTCGCATGCCCATCACCAACCGTGGGGACGCCATCAAACTGGTCCGGAAGGGCTCTGCTGTG ATAAACTCCCAGGATGACGATGGCGTGCTTGTGGGAAACTGGAGCGACAACTTTTCAGGAGGCACTGCGCCCACGTTGTGGACAGGGAGCGTGAAGATCCTGCTGCAGTACGCCAACACAGGCGTGTCGGTGAGCTACGCCCAGTGCTGGGTGTACGCAGGAGTCTTCAACACCT TCCTGCGCACGCTCGGCATCCCGGCCAGAGTCATCACCAACTTCAGCTCGGCTCACGACAATACGGGCAACCTTAAGATCGAACTCGTCTTCAAGCCGGACGGCTCGCCCGACGAACGCAACACAGATGACTCCATCTG GAACTACCATTGCTGGAACGAGGTTTACATGCAACGCCCTGACCTGGGCCCAGGCCTGGGGGGCTGGCAGGTGGTAGATTCCACACCACAAGAGACCAGTGATG GATACTACCGCTGCGGGCCAGCCTCCGTCACTGCCATCAAGGACGGTCTGGTGGGATTCCCGTTTGACGGCCCCTTCATTTACGCGGAG GTGAACAGCGACGTAATATTCCTGGAGCGGGATCGTTATGGGAACATGAACCAAATTGGTGAGGACACCACTCTGGTTGGACAAGGCCTCTTTACCAAGCACGTCCTCAGGGACACTGCAAAAGACATTACTCACGAGTACAAGTACCCGGAAG GAAGTCATAATGACACCATTTCCCTCGCGAAGGCAGAGAGCCACGGCTTAGAGAGAGACCAGCCCAGTGATCAACCCATGATTACTGTATCCCTCATTATTGAAAAG GTTGAACTGGGAAATGATGTAAACGTGGTGGTGGAGTTCAAGAATCACGGAAGCGTTTCCGAAACAATCAAGGTGAAACTGTCGTGCGCGGTCGTCTTTTACACCGGAGTCCAGGCCAAACGCTTCAAAAGTGAGGACTTTGTCGTAGTCGCGGAGCCGCATCAGA CAACGCGTCAGGTTGTGACGGTCACGGCTCAAGAATATATGGAACATTTGGTCTTTCAACGCTTCCTCAGCTTCATGGTGAATGGCCACATGGACAGCGGGAGCATTAGTGCCCTCAAGGTGATCTACCTTCACGCACCGGCCCTGGAACTCGAG GTGAGCGGGCCTCTTGAGATGGGAGAGGAAATGTATGCCAAGGTCAGCTTCACCAACCCCTTTGAATTTGCTCTGCATGACATTTATGTGGCCTTGGAGGGCCCTCGAGCGCTGCCGTACCGGACACGCTTCTACAA GGTCCTTGAGCCACAATCGTCCATCTCCTGGCAGGTCTCCTTCACCCCTCAGATGACAGGAAAGCGCGTCCTGGTGGCCGTGATGTACTGCAGCAACATGTGCGAG ATTTGGGGCTCTACTGACTTCAATGTTGGGGTCAAACAGTCTGCTAAAAACGACGGAGCTGTCCAGTGA